A genome region from Methanobrevibacter sp. includes the following:
- the tmk gene encoding dTMP kinase, whose product MYIVFEGIDGAGKSTQIQLLKEWLEANGFRVETLVEPTDSEVGKLIRKILQRPDATTDRVQKTLGLLFAADRMLIMDKFDDKSKIIISDRSFISSLAYQKPADWIEVLNKYAKKPDLLILLDLDVKKSVARTSGEDTFENEEFLVEVKDNYLKLAENYTHEIINANNGVNKVSSDIKKTVAPYVGLCPDCIQ is encoded by the coding sequence ATGTATATTGTATTTGAAGGAATTGATGGTGCTGGAAAATCAACTCAAATTCAATTATTAAAAGAATGGCTTGAAGCTAACGGATTTAGAGTTGAAACATTAGTGGAACCAACAGATTCTGAAGTTGGAAAACTAATTAGGAAAATATTGCAACGTCCAGACGCAACAACAGACAGGGTTCAAAAAACATTAGGTCTTCTTTTTGCAGCGGATAGGATGTTAATTATGGACAAATTCGATGATAAATCGAAAATCATTATTTCGGACAGGTCATTTATTTCAAGTTTAGCATATCAAAAACCTGCTGATTGGATTGAAGTTTTAAATAAGTATGCTAAAAAACCGGATTTATTGATTTTGCTTGACTTGGATGTTAAAAAATCAGTTGCCAGAACCTCTGGTGAGGATACCTTTGAAAATGAGGAGTTTTTAGTTGAAGTTAAGGATAATTACTTAAAACTGGCTGAGAATTATACTCATGAAATAATAAATGCGAATAATGGTGTAAATAAAGTCTCTTCCGATATTAAAAAAACTGTGGCGCCATATGTGGGGTTATGCCCTGACTGTATACAATAA
- a CDS encoding U32 family peptidase, producing MRIPELLAPVGSMDNLKVAINAGASSVYLSGKKYGARKYATNFTLDEINDAVNMAHMHNVKVYVTVNTLIKEDELEDVINYLSKLYAIGVDAVLVQDLGLIELINRYLPNLKVHASTQMNCENQLKLDYLESKGIKRIVLPREMRKEEIASLNTDMELEVFAHGALCYSYSGQCLMSSFKGGRSGNRGTCAQPCRQKYKIEGIKKEDYYLSPCDLSLFNRLKDLSELNISCIKIEGRMRNKEYLAIVISNYRKALNKLKSGKEHRSEEINLVFNRGLCEGHFNNSPKRSLKAGHIGLKIGHVIDSKKNQIAIRLNDSIEDIPGNGDGLLLIKNNKDYGFEISQNPLITTLNHYQNGKNKPVKDLTRKNKVLVVKKVWQNKKSTFDLTESDVYLTKRKEIIKKAKEIENKGSSFVKSKLIITFSMKNKFPLLKGKLTLANRKQFECEVVGNTPFEKPLKKCVSADTVKKQLQKTDNYPYEIIQTNINYDGTLFIPISKINELRRNLFEKLELEVVSSYKHENKKIKLKTSENKHKNSGHNISFYTNNLNHLKNIENVKRVYLEIPNENDSLIISNENYNLNYMINFIKKAYEISHDKNYELIWKWPDITHDKLVKAFNKVKSILKKMHYNLPVMSNNFNGEYSSYSMNTANNETINSLRNYKIVTLSPELSKKDYEDIIRHCKSPSKIEILVQGSVELMKTRYPLLYGDEHEKNYKNHLIDSKGSKYPIHKSISSEELIIFDDRELCLINEINHLKNIGYNNFAIDGRYKDDDYCKMIDIYNNALNGSIYEKELKKHSLKNTTANY from the coding sequence ATGAGAATTCCCGAATTACTTGCACCTGTTGGGTCAATGGATAATTTGAAAGTGGCGATAAACGCCGGCGCCAGTTCTGTTTATTTATCTGGAAAAAAGTATGGAGCCCGTAAATACGCCACCAACTTCACGCTAGATGAAATTAACGATGCAGTAAATATGGCCCATATGCATAATGTGAAAGTTTATGTTACTGTAAACACATTAATAAAAGAAGATGAACTGGAAGATGTGATTAATTATCTCTCAAAGTTATATGCAATTGGAGTAGATGCCGTTTTAGTACAGGATTTAGGATTAATTGAACTGATTAACAGATATTTGCCAAACTTGAAAGTTCACGCGTCAACGCAAATGAACTGTGAAAATCAGTTGAAACTGGACTATCTTGAAAGCAAAGGAATAAAAAGAATAGTGCTTCCCCGCGAGATGAGAAAAGAAGAAATCGCATCTCTTAACACAGATATGGAACTTGAAGTATTTGCTCATGGAGCATTATGCTATTCCTATTCAGGCCAATGCCTAATGAGCAGTTTCAAAGGAGGGCGCAGCGGAAACAGAGGAACCTGTGCACAACCCTGCAGACAAAAATACAAAATAGAGGGAATTAAAAAAGAAGATTATTATTTATCCCCTTGCGATTTGAGTTTATTTAATCGATTAAAAGACCTTTCAGAGCTAAATATCAGCTGTATTAAAATTGAAGGCAGAATGAGAAACAAGGAATATTTAGCCATTGTAATCAGCAATTACAGAAAAGCGTTGAATAAATTAAAAAGCGGCAAGGAACATAGAAGTGAAGAAATAAACCTTGTATTTAATAGAGGACTTTGCGAAGGGCATTTCAACAATTCGCCAAAACGAAGCCTTAAAGCAGGACATATTGGATTAAAAATAGGTCATGTAATAGACTCAAAGAAAAACCAAATAGCAATCAGGTTAAATGATTCAATTGAAGACATTCCTGGAAATGGAGACGGTTTACTCCTTATTAAAAACAATAAAGATTACGGATTTGAAATATCCCAAAATCCATTAATTACAACATTAAATCATTACCAGAACGGTAAAAATAAACCAGTTAAAGACCTAACACGAAAAAATAAAGTTTTAGTTGTTAAAAAAGTATGGCAAAATAAAAAAAGCACTTTCGATTTAACAGAATCTGACGTATATCTGACAAAAAGAAAAGAAATAATTAAAAAAGCAAAAGAAATTGAAAATAAAGGATCAAGTTTTGTTAAATCAAAATTAATAATTACATTTTCAATGAAAAATAAATTCCCCCTATTAAAAGGAAAATTAACCCTTGCCAATAGAAAGCAGTTTGAATGCGAGGTTGTTGGAAACACTCCATTTGAAAAGCCTCTTAAAAAATGTGTTTCTGCAGATACCGTTAAAAAACAGCTTCAAAAAACTGACAACTACCCATATGAAATTATCCAGACCAATATCAATTATGACGGAACCTTGTTTATTCCAATCAGCAAGATTAATGAACTTAGAAGAAACTTATTTGAAAAATTAGAATTGGAAGTTGTTAGCTCATACAAACACGAAAATAAAAAAATTAAGCTAAAAACATCTGAAAACAAACACAAGAACTCAGGCCACAATATTTCTTTTTATACAAATAATCTAAACCATTTAAAGAATATTGAAAATGTGAAAAGAGTTTATTTGGAAATCCCAAATGAAAACGATTCATTGATTATTTCAAATGAGAATTATAACCTTAATTACATGATTAATTTTATTAAAAAAGCCTATGAAATATCCCATGATAAAAATTATGAGCTAATCTGGAAATGGCCGGATATCACCCATGACAAATTAGTTAAAGCATTCAATAAAGTAAAAAGCATATTAAAAAAGATGCATTATAATTTGCCCGTTATGAGCAATAATTTTAATGGAGAATATTCGTCCTATTCTATGAACACTGCAAATAATGAAACAATAAACAGCCTTAGAAATTATAAAATCGTAACATTATCGCCGGAGCTGTCTAAAAAAGATTATGAAGACATAATCAGACATTGCAAATCACCCAGTAAAATTGAGATACTGGTTCAGGGCTCTGTTGAACTTATGAAAACAAGATATCCTCTGCTTTATGGAGATGAACATGAAAAAAATTATAAGAATCATTTAATAGATTCGAAAGGCAGCAAATATCCTATTCATAAAAGTATTTCTTCAGAAGAATTGATTATATTTGACGACAGAGAACTTTGTTTGATTAATGAAATAAACCATCTAAAAAACATCGGATACAATAATTTTGCAATTGATGGAAGATACAAAGACGATGATTATTGCAAAATGA
- a CDS encoding U32 family peptidase, with protein MVLEELLAPAGSYEVLVIAVNAGADAVYIAGQNYGARAYAKNFTMEEIEKAVEYAHLNGVKVHVTVNTLVNNFEVVDVLNYLFKLYQIGVDAVIVQDFGLIWLLKTLIPDLEVHASTQMGLNNYSSIKWAYKNNIKRVVLPREINIGQIRQTHDQLKKDNIDMDIEIFGHGALCYCVSGKCYMSSYNSGRSGNRGACAQPCRREYRLKYRGYNIGNGYLLSTHDLATYNNLEAISNAGVKSLKLEGRMKSGDYIGTIVNSYRNLIDGNPGDYKKDLHLVFNRNFTNGYVMGDEPGDVMGRGSSGHEGLYIGDITNIDGTKVTIEIKNKEIPVILEPGDGIAFKYNGKIKGIYLENIIKQDENEIIIDTTRLVKIGTEVFISYSKSTHEYLKQFEKETVKNNIGINLSLTWDEKLNLFTKVEYYLNDELINFRHKTLDKFEKAKNKPVSKETIEKQLKKTGETPFYIENIRFNNMPNDIFIPISEINQIRREILNTATEMLKNHYTPTKKSVKSVRKNLTKFIEDYENDKGKIKQKTPKLSIFIDSLSQIKATSGFELKRIYFDGTCHYNNPEDYFKNIKDILKKGSLMAAQTEFVWVLSSFISQEDAIRCSEIIKELEDEGIIISVMGDFPAMSEIFDCPIYGNHNLNVWNSFCVRNLNEAGFKSLILSSELSSDEIKELVLKNHDRNIDLEMIVNGNLEVIVSKDDFTNLNDGKDFIISNDADYAILEDKKRKKFKYKVFFDYNRQSHIINKDCLCLIEEMNEIKNLGLDSLILDCRYSDEKYTSQILSIYNESLKNKTPEELSEYKYQIMDFSQSYINKGNYIEGRLHED; from the coding sequence ATGGTTTTAGAAGAATTATTGGCTCCCGCCGGATCATATGAAGTATTAGTTATCGCAGTTAATGCTGGTGCAGATGCAGTTTATATTGCCGGGCAAAATTATGGGGCAAGAGCATATGCTAAGAACTTTACAATGGAAGAAATAGAAAAAGCAGTTGAATATGCTCATTTAAATGGTGTCAAAGTCCACGTAACAGTTAATACATTAGTAAATAACTTTGAAGTGGTTGATGTATTAAATTATTTGTTTAAATTATATCAAATCGGAGTTGATGCAGTAATTGTACAAGATTTCGGATTGATTTGGCTTTTAAAAACTTTAATTCCTGATTTGGAAGTTCATGCATCAACACAAATGGGTTTAAACAATTACAGTTCGATTAAATGGGCCTATAAAAACAATATAAAAAGAGTGGTTTTGCCAAGAGAAATCAATATTGGACAAATAAGACAAACACATGATCAGCTTAAAAAAGACAATATCGATATGGATATTGAGATATTTGGTCATGGAGCATTATGTTACTGCGTTAGTGGAAAATGTTACATGTCATCTTACAATAGCGGAAGAAGCGGAAACAGAGGAGCTTGCGCTCAGCCATGTAGAAGAGAATATCGTCTAAAATACAGAGGATACAATATCGGAAACGGATATTTGCTTTCGACACATGATTTAGCCACATATAATAATTTAGAAGCAATTTCCAATGCAGGAGTCAAATCCCTCAAATTAGAAGGGAGAATGAAGTCTGGAGACTATATCGGAACCATTGTAAACAGTTACAGAAACCTCATCGACGGAAATCCCGGAGACTATAAAAAAGATCTACACCTCGTATTTAACAGAAACTTCACAAACGGATATGTGATGGGAGATGAACCAGGAGATGTAATGGGCAGAGGCAGTTCAGGACATGAAGGATTATACATCGGAGATATAACAAATATAGATGGTACAAAAGTCACAATTGAAATTAAAAACAAAGAAATCCCAGTTATTTTAGAACCTGGAGATGGAATTGCATTTAAATACAATGGCAAGATTAAAGGCATTTATTTAGAAAATATCATAAAACAGGACGAAAATGAAATCATAATAGACACAACACGTCTTGTCAAAATCGGAACTGAAGTATTTATAAGCTATTCAAAATCAACACACGAGTATCTAAAACAATTTGAAAAGGAAACCGTTAAAAATAATATCGGAATTAACTTATCCCTAACATGGGATGAAAAGCTAAACCTATTTACTAAAGTTGAGTATTACCTGAATGATGAATTAATTAATTTCAGACACAAAACATTGGATAAATTTGAAAAAGCCAAAAATAAACCTGTTTCCAAGGAAACAATTGAAAAACAGCTTAAAAAAACTGGTGAAACCCCATTTTATATTGAAAATATCCGTTTTAACAATATGCCGAATGACATTTTCATACCGATTAGTGAAATAAATCAAATCAGACGAGAAATATTAAATACTGCAACTGAAATGTTAAAAAATCACTATACTCCAACAAAGAAATCAGTAAAATCCGTGAGAAAAAATTTGACTAAGTTTATAGAGGACTATGAAAATGACAAAGGCAAAATTAAACAGAAAACACCGAAGTTATCCATATTCATTGATAGCCTCTCACAGATTAAAGCCACATCAGGATTTGAGTTGAAGCGAATTTATTTTGATGGAACCTGCCATTACAATAACCCTGAGGATTACTTTAAAAATATTAAAGATATTTTAAAGAAAGGAAGTTTGATGGCTGCGCAAACTGAATTTGTCTGGGTATTATCATCATTTATTTCACAAGAAGACGCAATAAGATGTAGTGAAATCATAAAAGAGCTTGAAGATGAAGGCATAATAATTTCTGTAATGGGGGATTTTCCGGCAATGAGCGAAATATTTGATTGTCCTATTTATGGAAATCATAATTTGAATGTGTGGAACAGTTTCTGTGTTCGCAATTTAAATGAAGCCGGATTTAAATCATTAATTTTATCATCTGAACTTTCAAGTGATGAAATTAAAGAATTAGTACTTAAAAACCATGACAGAAATATTGATTTGGAAATGATTGTCAATGGAAATTTAGAAGTAATCGTAAGTAAAGACGATTTTACTAATTTAAATGATGGAAAAGACTTTATAATTTCAAATGATGCTGATTATGCAATTCTAGAAGATAAAAAAAGGAAAAAATTCAAATACAAAGTATTTTTCGACTACAATAGACAAAGCCACATTATCAACAAGGACTGTTTATGTTTAATTGAAGAAATGAATGAAATTAAAAACTTAGGGCTTGATTCATTAATTCTTGATTGCAGATATTCTGATGAAAAATATACAAGCCAGATATTGTCAATTTACAACGAAAGCCTTAAAAATAAAACTCCGGAAGAATTAAGCGAATACAAATACCAAATAATGGACTTTTCACAATCCTACATTAACAAAGGCAATTATATTGAAGGCAGATTACACGAGGATTAA